The stretch of DNA GCTGTTACGATCAGGCCTGCATAAATAATTCCCATATATCCCTTCACAGATCCCATCAGATCCTCCGGCGAATTCATCAGTCGTAGGATCGGTTCATTCAAAGCCTCAAAGCCAATGGTCATCACAATGGCAAAGGCTGCTGCCAAACAGATGGACATAGCTACGTAATGACGCATCTTATCATATTGCTTCGCCCCGAACCACTGGGATACCAGAATGGCAAAACCACTGCTCAGTCCGTTAAGCCATCCGGTAACAAAAAACATCAGTGAACCGGTGCTTCCGATCGCAGCCAGCGCATCTACTCCCAGGAACTGACCCGCAACAATGGAATCCGCAATATTATAAAACTGCTGAAAAATATTTCCAAGGCACATGGGAATCATAAACCGGATGATCAGGCTCACCGGATTCCCTACAGTCATATCATTTGTCTTGTCCTTTGTCAATTTCAGTTCAACTCCTTTCCTGCAAATATAAATATCTTTTATTTTTTAAAAACAATTAATTTACTGATCACATAATTCAATACGATCACGACCACCTGAGCGACAAGCTTCACTGCCATGCTGTTAAATCCAAGCCAGGTGATAAATACCGCAAGGATTGCTTCCTCCACAACCAGCGTAAAGAGCCGGCCTCCGAAAAACGAAGCCATCTGCTTTAAAAATCCGGCAGCAGAATCCACCTGCCCGTCGAATACCCATGTCCTGTTTGTAAAATACTGGAACAATACACAGACCACCCAACAAATCACATTGGCGATCAGCGCATTCATACCCAGCCCCTTATCCAGCCATGCATACAACGCAATGTTCAGAAAAAATGTGAGCCCTCCAAAGAACAGATACATCAGAACTTCCTTATGTTTCTTATAAAAAGGTTCAAATATATTCAGCACCGGAAGATGCATCAGTTTATCAAAAATGTCCTTCTTTTCCTCCACATCCATATCCTTTCTCCTATTCAGTTTAAGCCGCAGCTTTATCATATGTAAACTTATATAACATAGCAAAAAAAATCCCGGATGTC from Blautia sp. SC05B48 encodes:
- a CDS encoding GtrA family protein, giving the protein MDVEEKKDIFDKLMHLPVLNIFEPFYKKHKEVLMYLFFGGLTFFLNIALYAWLDKGLGMNALIANVICWVVCVLFQYFTNRTWVFDGQVDSAAGFLKQMASFFGGRLFTLVVEEAILAVFITWLGFNSMAVKLVAQVVVIVLNYVISKLIVFKK